The genomic stretch GCATCGAGCCGAGCCGGCTCGGCGCGGGGGCGGGCATCAGCGGCTGCGCGGTGATGGTGCTCGACCACGTGCTGTCGCCGGAGGCCGTCGACGAGATCATGACGGTCTCGACCCTGCGCCGCGTCTCCAGCTAGAGGTCCCACCGCGGCTCGTCGCTCTCCCGGACGAGGCCGTCTGCGCCGAAGATCAGATACCGGTCCATGTCGGCCGCGAACCACCGGTCGTGGGTCACCGCCAGCACCGTCCCCTCGAACGCCTCCAGCCCGCGTTGCAGCGCCTCCGCGCTGGCCAGGTCCAGGTTGTCCGTCGGCTCGTCGAGCAGCAGCAACGTGGCCCCGGAAAGCTCCAGCAACAGGATCTGCAGCCGGGCCTGCTGCCCGCCCGACAACGTCTCGAACGGCTGCCCGCCCGCCGGCGCCAGCTCGTAGCGGGCCAGTGCCGCCATGGCCTCGTTGCGGGTCATGGCGTGCTCGGTCATCACCACGTCGGCCGCCGCCCGGCCCTTCAGGTCGGGCCGCAGGTGGGTCTGCGCGAAGTGGCCGGGCGTGACGCGGGCGCCCAGGCGGGCCGCGCCGGTGTGCGCGATCGGCTCGCCGGCCAGCAGCCGCAGGAAGTGGGACTTGCCGGTGCCGTTCATGCCGAGCACGCCGACCCGCTCGCCGTACCAGATCTCGGTGGAGAACGGCCGCAGCAGCCCCGTCAGCTCCAGCTCCTCGCAGATCACCGCCCGCTTGCCGGTACGCCCGCCGCGCAGGCGCATGCGCACGTTCTGCTCCTTCGGCGCCCGCTGCGGCGGCCCCGCCCGCTCGAAGCGCTCCAGCCGCGTCACCGCCGACTGGTACGCCCCCGCCAGCGCGTCGTTGTTCGCCGAACGCTGCCGCAGGATGTGCACCAGCCGGCGCAACCTGGCCCGCTCGTCCTCCCAGCGCTGCCGCAGCTCCTCCAGCCGCTCCCTGCGCCGCCTGCGCGCCTCGGCGTAGCTCGCGAACCCGCCGCCGTGCACCCACACCGTGCGGCCCTCCACGGTGACGATCCGGTCGGCCGCCTCGGCCAGCAGCTGCCGGTCGTGCGAGACGAGCAGCACGGTCTTGGCCGATCCCCTGATCGCCTGCTCCAGCCACTGCTTGCCCCGCACGTCCAGGTAGTTGTCCGGCTCGTCGAGCAGCAGCACCTCGTCGGGGCCGCGCAGCAGCGCCTCCAGCATGAGCCGCTTCTGCTCGCCGCCCGACAGCGTGGCCACGCTCCTGTCCTTGATCGCTTGGTACGGCAGCCCCAGCGCCTCGGTCGCGCACACGTCCCACACGACCTCCAGCTCGTAGCCGCCCGCGTCGGCGTAGTCGGCGATCGCCTGGGCGTAGGCGAGCTGGGCGGGCTCGTCGTCACGCGCCGCGAGGGCCGCCTCGGCGGCGGCGAGTGTGGCCGTGGCATCCCGCATCCGTTGCGGGGCCACGTTCAGCAGCAGGTCGTGCACGGTGCCCTCGCCGAGGAACTGCCGCATCACCCCGATGCCGCCGCTGCTCGCGATCCGGCCGTCGGCGGGCTGCAACTCGCCCGCGATCAGCCGCAGCAGCGTGGTCTTGCCCGCGCCGTTCGGCCCGACGAGCGCCGCCTTGGCCCCCTCGCCCACCTTGAACGACGTCTCCAGCAGCAGCGGCCGTCCGTCGGGCAGCAGGTACGTCACCCCGCTCGCCTCGACATGTCCCATCGCCGGCACCTCCTCGACCATCGTTCTACTACTAGACCATCGATCCGGTCACTCGCACAACGTATTATCAGGCCCGTGGAGAACGTGTGGTCGCGCCCCCGCAAGGCGCCGAGACAGACGCTGACGCTGGAGCGGATCGTGGCCGAGGCGGTCGCGCTGCTCGACGAGGAGGGCGCGGACCGGCTCACCATGCGCCGCCTGGCCGAGCGGCTGGACACCGGCTCGACCACCCTCTACTGGCACGTCAAGACCAAGGACGACGTCCTGGACCTGGCCCTGGACGCCGTCTTCGGCGAGGTGCGGCTGCCGGACCCGGCCGCCGGCTGGCAGGCGGCCGTGCGCGAGCTGATCGGCGGGTGGCGCGCGGCCCTGCTGCGGCACCCGTGGTCGGCCACCATCCTCGACCGCCCGCTCATGGGCCCGAACGCGCTGGAACGCACCGAGTTCCTCTACCGGACGCTGACCGGCGCCGGCTTCGCCGCGCCCCAGGCCGCCGCCTACAGCCTGTCCAACTACGTCATGGGTTCGGTCATCATGCAGGTCACCTGGCAGGACCAGGACGGCGAGGACACCGGCGCGTTCCTGCGCGAGCGGGCCCGTCGCTACCCGGCACTGGCCGAGCACGGGCTCGACCACGCATGGGACGCCACGTTCGACGAGGGCCTCGGCTATCTCCTCGCCGGCATGGAGCAGGCGCGGAAAACGGGAACCGGCCGGCTCCAGTGAGCCGGCCGGTGTCCAGGTGCTCGCGGAGCTCAGGAAGCGATGTCCGCGCCCTCCCTGGCCTGCTTGGGCAGCAGCAGCCCGACCGCGAAGGTGGCGGCGATCATCCCGGCCGCGACGCCCAGCGTGGCCTGCGCCGAGCCGGTGCCGAAGTAGACCGTGCCCAGCAGCGCCAGCCCCAGCGCGCCGCCGACCTGCTGCAGCGCGGTCAGGGTGCCGGATGCCGAGCCGGTCTCGCCAGGCTCGACCGCGGCCATCACGATGCCGAAGTACGGCGTCATGATCAGGCCGCTGCCCAAGCCGGTCACCGCGAGCATCGGCGCCAGCTGCCACGGGGAGACGCCGGGTGAGGCGACGGCGATCACGCCGGTCACCCCGAGCGCCATGACGACCGCGCCGGCCAGCAAGACCCGGCGCCCGTGCCGCTGGAGTGCCTGCGCCACGCCCATGCCCGCGATCATGCCGAGCGACGAGGGGACGCCGGTCAAAGCGGCCTTGAGCGGGGAGTATCCCAGGCCGAGCTGCGTGTAGAGCCCGATGACGAAGAAGGCCCCGGCGAACGCGGCGAAGTAGATGGTGCCGGTCGCCATGCCGGACACGAACGCCCGCTTGCGGAACAGGCTCGGCGCCACCAGCGGGTCGCCGCCGCCCGCGGCCTTGCGCCGCTCGTACGCGGCGAAGAGCCCGAACACCGCGCCCGAGGCGGCCATCATGGCGAACGACCAGGCCGGCCACCCGTGCTCCCCGCCCTGCACCAGCGGGAACACGATGAGCACGGTGCCCGCCGAGGCCAGCAGCGCCCCAGGAAGGTCGAGCCGCACGCCCCGCGTGGGTCGTGAGGCGGGCAGGAAGCGCAGCGCGGCCAGCGCGGCGACGGCGCCGATCGGCAGGTTGATCACGAAGATGAGCCGCCAGTCGACGCTCGTCAGGGCTCCCGCCAGGATCGGCCCGCCCACCGCGGACAGTCCGATGACCGGCCCGAACAGCCCCATCGCCGTCGCCAGCTCCTTGGGCGGGAACATCTCCTTCATCAGCCCCATGCCCTGCGGGATCATGGCCGCCCCGAACAGTCCCTGCACGATCCTGGCCGCGATGATGGTCTCGGGCGAGAAGGCCAGCGCGCACAGCAGCGACCCGGCCGTGAACCCGGCGACCCCGATGAGGAACATGCGCTTGCGGCCGACGATGTCGCCCAGCCGCCCGCCGGTCAGCAGACCCGCGGTCATGGCCAGCGTGTACGCCGCCCCGAGCCACTGGATGAGCGAGGTGCCGCCGCCGAGCTCGGCGCGCATCGTGGGGCCCGCGATGTTGGTGACGGTGGCGTCGAGCAGCTCCATCACCGAGCCGGCGAGAATCACCGCGAGCGCGGGCCAGCGCCACCTGTAGGGCGTCGGCTCGACGGGCGTGTGCACCGGCCGGATGTCGAGGGCGGTCATCTCTGCCTCCTGGATCGGAACGGCTTGTTCTGTTCCGATAGTAGCAGAACGGAATGCTTCATTCCATAGCTGTGTCCCGAAGAATTGCCGGCTTACCTCTTGGCGCCCTGTGTCTTGTCCGGATTCTGTCCCGGAGGCTGCCGCGTCCGGCCGGGCGGGGTGTGCGCCGTCCCGGTCGCCGCCGGAGCGGTCGCGGACGGGGCCGGCGTCGTTTCCTCAGAGGTGGGCGTGGCGGACCGGCTTGTGCTCGGCCGCACGGCCGCCCGGGTACGCGTGGGCGTCGGGGTGGTCGAGCGCCGGGGAGCCGGCGTGGCCGACGCCCTGACCGGCGCCGTGGCCGTGACCGACGTGATGGGCCGGGGCGTCTGCGACGCCGTCGAGCTCGACTTGGTCGCGACCGGCACGGACTTGTCCGGGTCGCCCGCCGGCCACTCGACAGCGTCCAGCCGTGTCGTGCTGAACGAGCCGCCGATCAGCACCGCGGCCATGGCCAGCATCAGTGTGCCGAGCAACACTCCCACGATGACCAGCACACGCCTGCGCCGGCCGCCCTGGTCGGCGGACACCGCCGTGGCCGATGATCGATGCGCTCCACTCACGCAGCAATGCTAGAGACGCGAGAGCACCCCTATGGCCTATGTAGACCTATGTCCGTTTAATCCACATCGAACCGTGATCAACAGGAGCACAGCAGGCCGCGCAGGGCCGTCTCCAGGCAGCGGCCGGACTTCGCCGGGACCGGCCAGGGAAAGCGCACCAGGGACTCGTCGACCCGTACGGTGGCGCCGAAGCGGTCCAGCTCCCACAGCCACACCTCGCCGGCCGCCTCGCCCAGTTGCCTGGACACCCCCGCGGTCAGCTGCGCCCGGTGGGCGGCGTTGACGTGGGCGAGCACCCGCTCGGCCGTCTCGGTCAGCGGGTCGGGCGATGCCCCCAGGTAGTCGTCGGCGTCCAGCAGCCCCGACTCCTGCCCGGTCAGATAGACCACCTGGCCCACGTCCAGCCGCAGCAGCCGGGGCGCGTCCCGCTCCCCGAACCGCTCCAGCGCCTCGAACAGGCTCTCGTCCGCGCTGTGCGCGGCCACCGCCACAGCCGCGGCACGCGCCTCGCGCTCCGGCACCGCTTCCGCCCAGCCCTGCACCTCGAGCAGCCCACGCGGGTGGGTGACGTCGCCCAGCTGCCGCATCGCCGTGAGGTTCACCGCGGCCACGGCGTCCTCGCGCACGCCGTGCAGCGGCTCGCCGGGCAGCACCAGCAGCACGGGACGGCCGCGCCCGTCCACGCCGCCGCGGGCGGGGGAGGGGGCGCCGTCGACGGAGAGCTTGGCGACGCTCGCGGTCGCGGCGAGAGTGCGGACCCGCTCGGGGATCGGCAGCATGACGACTCCAAGAAGCTGATAGGTTAGCCTTACCTAAGTAAGGAATACCTAATCACATTGAGGTGAACGTGCGCTACACCGGTCCCAAGGTGCGACTGTCGCGTCGCGCGGGCGTCCCGCTGACCAGGAAAGCCGTCCGCTACTTCGAGCAGCGCCCCTATCCGCCGGGCGAGCACGGCCGTAAGACCAACCGCCGCACCACCGGCGACTACGGCCTGCGGCTCATGGAGAAGCAGAAGCTGCGCTGGTACTACGACGTGTCCGAGCGGCAGCTGCGCCGCTACTGGGACCTCGCCGTACGCAAGTCGGGCGCGTCGGGCGCCGAGCTGGTGACCTTGCTGGAGAGCCGCCTGGCCTCGCTCGTGCTGCGGGCCGGCCTGGCGCCGTCGATCTACGCCGCCAGGCAGTACATCAACCACGGGCACATCGCCGTGGACGGCCGCAAGGTGGACATCCCCAGCTACCTCGTCAAGCCCGGCCAGGTCGTCACGGTCAGGGAGCGCTCCCGCACGATGCAGCCGTTCGTGGCCGCCGCCGAGGGCATCTACGCCGATGAGCGCACCGCCGCCTACCTCACTGTCGACCACGCCGACCTGCGCTTCACGCTGACGCACCGGCCCGAGCGCGAGCAGATCGTGGTCCCCGTCGACGAGCAGCTCGTGGTGGAGTTCTATTCGCGGTAGCCGTGAGTGATCCGGAAGAGCGTCACGCCAGCCGGTTAGAGCTGTTCTTCGACCTGCTCGTGGTCGTGGCGGTGATCCAACTGCCCATCGGCTGGAGCATCCGGCGGCGTGGCCATTTTCGTGGTCCTCTCCTACGCCGTGTGGAGCGTGTGGACCACACTGACGCTCTACTCCAACGTGCACGGCGAGCGCACCCGCACGCGCAGCATGCTGATCGGCATCGCCTAAATGGCCGCCGCCGCTGCGGCTGGCGTCGCGCGCGTGGTGGCGCCCTGCGTCGTGCGCGACGGCTCGTCCATGGCCGCATACATCTTCTGCAGGATCAGCGCCTGGCGCACCCTGCAGCGGGCCGGTACGGTCATGACCGCCTGGCCCGTGGCCCAGCTTGGCGCGAGCTGATGCCCCGTGGATTGTCTCCGTCCGGGTGGAGTCGTCGCCGTGGCGGTACGGGCCTACGGGGCCGACGACTCGGGCCGTTCCTGACCATCATGTTCGGCGAGGCCGTCATGCAGGTCGTGATGGCCTCGTCGGGGCAGTCGTGGCGGCCTGCAGGCGAGGCTGGCAGCACTGGTCGGGTTCAGGCTGGTCGTCTGCCCGTGGTGGCTCACATTCCGGTACGGCGTGACCACCGTGCCATTCGTGCCGGAGTGTGGGCTGCGGGCGTGCATGGCCCTGCCAGCGCACTTCGCCATGACTGCGGGCATCATCGCGACCGCGGCCGGGGTGGGTGTGGTCACCGCCGACCCTTCCGCGCATCTGCACGGCGTGGGGTGGGTGTTGGGCGGCGGGCTGGCCGTCTGCTTCGCCGCCTCCAAGGCGCTTGGCATAGCGATGGTTGCCGAGCGGTGGTGGACCTGGGGTGGGCGGTTCCCCCATGCCCACCCTGCTCGAGCGGCCGCACTGTCCGGCCTCATCGAGGGCTGGATGGTGGTGGCGTTACTGCTGGTCGTGGCCTTGTGGCGGGTGGCCTACCGGTTGCGGGGCGGCTCAGTCGCCAGCCCGACTGCCGCGTAGCTCTGCGATTTCCTTGCGTAATTCGGCAAGTTCCTCCAGGATCCGCTCGGTGTGCGCCGTGGTGTCCTCGATCGCGGCCAGTTCCTCGGCGTTCTCCTCGTCCATGGCGTTCACCACGACGGCCATGAACAGGTTCAGCACCACGAACGTGCAGACCAGGATGAAGACGGTGAAGAAGATCCACGCCGACGGGTGCTCGGCCATCACTTCCCTGGCGATGTTGCCCCAGTCGTCGCCCGTCATCGTCTGGAAGAGCGTGAACAGCGACGTCGGCAGACTGCCGAAACGCTCGGGATCGGTCTGTCCGTAGAGCTTGGTGGCCATGACCGCGGCCACGTACAGCACCAAAGCCAGCAGCACGACGATCGAGCTCATTCCCGGCATGGCCCGCAGCAGTGCCGACACCACCCGGCGCAGGCTCGGAACCACCGATAGCAGCCGCAGAGCACGAAGGATGCGTAGGGCGCGCAGCACCGACAGACCGCCCGACGAGGGCGCGAAGGCGATGGCCACGATCATGAAGTCGAAAATGTTCCAGGGGTCGCGGAAGAAATGCCAGCGCTCGACGTAGAGCTTGGCCAGCATTTCGGCGGCGAAGATGTAGAGCGCGAGGTGGTCGACCACGGTGAGCAGGGCACCGTGCCGCTCCACGACGGCTGGGAAGGTCTCCAGGCCCAGCGTGGCCGCGTTGACCAGGATGACACTGACGATGAACCGCTGGAAACCCGGGTGGGTCAGGATGGCTTGGGTGCGTTCACGCATGGACTGTTGATCATATCCGCTATGAAATCCTACCTAAGCGTCTGCCGTGATCTCGTGGTGGCGCTCTTCGGGTTGGTGGCGACGGCTAGGCCGCGGGCAGGATAATTCTGCCCGGCCGTTCGCGTCGGTGAGGCGCCCCCTAATCTTGTTGTCTCGCGACGCTGCCGAGGCTTCACGTGCTGCAATGCGATGGGTGGCTGCCGGTTTCCAGCCAGGTGGGTCAGGGCGGGCGGGCATCATGTCGTTCACGTGTTCTATCCGGCAGGGCCCACGTGCTGGTAGTCTTGTGGTTACTTAGGGTGAAACCCAAGCGGGACGGGGGTCCGGGTATGCGGGCGTGCCGGTCGTCGAGCATGGCCGGACGGCGGCCGATCCTGGCACTGTTGGTCAGCGGCTGCTCCGCAACAGGGCCGGTGGATGAATGAGTAAGCTCACCGCGACTGCGACGTGCACCGCCCACGGCGCGATCGTGGAGCAGACCGGTGAGGTCCTCCCGCAAAGTTTGCTGGCCCAGCGGGTGGCTTGGCTGGCCGGCCTGGCGCAGGACCGGACTACCGATATCGTGGCCGCCCGGTGGAGCAAGGCGGATCTGGACGCGCTGTGGTCCGGGGTGGGGCTGGACGGGCGGGCGTTGCCGGCCAAGGGCTGGATGGCTGTGCGGCGGCTGGGCTGGGGCGTGAGGCCGGCGCCGGGCGTACATGTGTGTGATCGTGTGCTGCGCTGCGCCCAAGAGCAGGCGGCCCGGCTGTTGCGGCTGGCGCTGCACCGCCGGGCGGTGGTGGCGGCGATCGTGGCGACCTGGCCTCGCGGCCCGCGTAGGCGGACCGAGGCCGAATGGGCGGCGTTGCGGGCGGTGTTGCCGGACGGGGTGGGTGCGGCGGAGATCCGCAATCGCACGCGGCAGATCCGCGCCTATCGTGATGCGCACGGCGGCGTGCTGCCGGCGGATTTGACCGCGCTGGAAGGGCCTCCGGGGTGTGCGGCGCAGATCGTGCTGGCCGCGGCTGACCGGCAACTGGCCACCTTGGAGCGGACCGGTGAGCGCAGCGCCCGGCTGCGGGTGAAGCTGCCCGTGATCGCCTGCCCCGCGTCCGGAAGGGATTGGGCCTGGCACCTGCTGCCCATCGCCCTGCCGCCGACCGTCCCGGCGGAGGCGAAACTGTGCTCCCCCGCCCTGCGTGTGCACAACGGCCGGGTGCGGGTCGATCTGCCGTTCCAGACCCCGATCGCTGTCGCGCCCGCCACCGGTCATGTGATCGGGTGCGGCTTCGACTGGGGGCTGAACACCCTGCTCACCGGCACGATCGGACGTCTGACGGCCGGCGGTCGGGTCGTCACGGATGGGAGGCCGCTGAGCTACGACGCGAGCGGCGTGTCGGCCAAGCTGCACCGGCTGCGGGACCAGCGCGAGCACCTGGCCGCCAAGAAACAGCATCAGGAACGGCTGGTGGCCGGTATCACGCCCGCCGACCCCCGCGTCGCCGAACTGGCCGCGGCGTATGAGGTCATCGGGGTGGAGCATGAGCGGGTGTGCGCGCGGATCCGGCGCTTGAACAAGGCGCTGGCCTGGTCGGCGGCCCGCTGGGCAGTCGACCAAGCCCTCGCCGCCGGGGCGACGGTGATCTACCTGGAGGACCTGGCCACGCTGGAGGCGCGCGGGCGCCGGGGACGGGCGAACGCACGCCTGTCGGGACAGGTACGCGGGCAGGTCGTGGAGGCGATCCGGCATCTGGCGGCCAAGCACGCGATCGCCGTGGTCACCGTCCCGGCCCGCGGCACCTCCCGATACTGCCCCCGCTGCGGTGACGGCACCTCGGTGCTGACGCATTGCCCGGCTCCCGACCGGCTCGCCGAGAAAGGCTGGGCGTGGGCCTGGTGCCCGGACTGTGACCTGTCGTGTGATCGGGACTGGGCGGCGGCCGAGCGCACGGTGCCCGCCCCCGTCCCCGGCACACCCGGGACGGGACAGCGTCCGGCGGGCCAAGCACCCCAGACGACCCGCCCACCCGCGGGGCGCACAGGGCTTGTACGCGATGCTCAACACCGGACCGGCTTCCACCGCGTCGCGGCCACCCCCGTACTCCCCCTGGGACCGTACGCGAACGGCCCGCCACGGCCACGCCCGCCCGATTTGCCAGAAAGTCTGAGGTAAATACAGAGAATCGCAGACGCTCCTAGAGGGATCGGTATAGCGCAGCAACATGATCAAGGCGGAGCTGTGGTATAAAACGGCGACTATGTCCTATCCCGATTACGGACCTTCGTACTACGGCCCGCAGCCCCACACGCATCCCAACGGGACCGCCATCCTGGTGCTCGGCATCCTGAGCCTGGTGGTGTGCAGCTTCCTCGGGCCGTTCGCGTGGTCGATGGGCACCAAGGCGCTACGCGAGATCGACCAGAGCGGCTACCTCTACGAAAACCGCGGCCACATCCAGGCGGGGCGCATCTGCGGGATCATCAGCAGCGTCCTGCTCATGCTCACCGTCGCGTTCCTGGTCTTCGCCTTCGGTATCGCGCTGATCTCCGGAGGCTTCTCCAGCAGCTCCTAGCGGCCCGGGCCGTAGTCGCCGAGCCCCGACTCCAGCAGGTCGAACGCCTTCTCCGCCTGCTCCCTGAGATCGGGGCCGATGGTCTCCCACCCCTCGCCGGCGAGCATCCTGGCGACCGCGTGGCCGGTCAAGATACGCGTGGTGTTGAGGATGTGCGCCGCCACCAGCCGTGGTGAGAGGTCGTCGGGGGAGGCGTCCAGCTCCTCGGCCAGCATCCGCGCCAGCCCCTCCTCGCGTTCCTCGTGGATCTGCCGCAGCCGGGCGACCAGCGCGGGGCTGGCGCCCACGATCCTGGCGAACACGTCACTGCCGAGGTTGAGCCCGTGACGCCAGTGGCGGGTGTCGATCGCGTCGAGGTAGTCGCGCCGGAACGCCCGCACCACGCTCTCTCCCGGCTCCCGCTCCCGCAGCACCTTCTGCGGCAGGTCGACGGCCATCTCCTGGCGGTCGGCGAACAGGTCCTCCTTGGTGCTGAAGTAGTTGAAGACCGTGTTGACCGACACGTCGGCGGCCCGCGCCACCTCGGCCACGGTCACGTTGTCGAACCCCCGCGCCATGAACAGCCCCATCGCGATGTCCGCGATGCGCTCCCTGGTCTCGCGCTTCTTCCGCTCCCGCAGCCCTTCCCGCATAGGCCCATGCTATCGAACTTGCAGTGACTCCAAAATTGTGGTTACCTCAATTTTGGAGGCGATGAAATGATCAAGACTTCAGGTCTGACGAAGACTTTCGACGGCGGCGTGGAGGCTGTCAAAGGCGTCGACATCACGGTGGAGCCCGGCGAGATCGTCGGCTTCCTCGGCCCCAACGGCGCCGGCAAGACCACGACCATGCGCATGCTGACCACCTTGCTCAAGCCCACGTCGGGCACCGCCACGGTGGCCGGCCACGACCTGCTGGCCGACCCCGAGGAGGTGCGCAGGCGCATCGGCTACGTGTCCCAGGGCAGCGCGGTGACGCCCTGGGCGCCGCTGCAGAAGGAGCTCGAACTCCAGGCCATGCTCTACGGTCTGAGCCGCCAGGAGGCCGCCGCCAGGACCCG from Nonomuraea polychroma encodes the following:
- a CDS encoding ABC-F family ATP-binding cassette domain-containing protein, with the translated sequence MGHVEASGVTYLLPDGRPLLLETSFKVGEGAKAALVGPNGAGKTTLLRLIAGELQPADGRIASSGGIGVMRQFLGEGTVHDLLLNVAPQRMRDATATLAAAEAALAARDDEPAQLAYAQAIADYADAGGYELEVVWDVCATEALGLPYQAIKDRSVATLSGGEQKRLMLEALLRGPDEVLLLDEPDNYLDVRGKQWLEQAIRGSAKTVLLVSHDRQLLAEAADRIVTVEGRTVWVHGGGFASYAEARRRRRERLEELRQRWEDERARLRRLVHILRQRSANNDALAGAYQSAVTRLERFERAGPPQRAPKEQNVRMRLRGGRTGKRAVICEELELTGLLRPFSTEIWYGERVGVLGMNGTGKSHFLRLLAGEPIAHTGAARLGARVTPGHFAQTHLRPDLKGRAAADVVMTEHAMTRNEAMAALARYELAPAGGQPFETLSGGQQARLQILLLELSGATLLLLDEPTDNLDLASAEALQRGLEAFEGTVLAVTHDRWFAADMDRYLIFGADGLVRESDEPRWDL
- a CDS encoding TetR/AcrR family transcriptional regulator; the protein is MENVWSRPRKAPRQTLTLERIVAEAVALLDEEGADRLTMRRLAERLDTGSTTLYWHVKTKDDVLDLALDAVFGEVRLPDPAAGWQAAVRELIGGWRAALLRHPWSATILDRPLMGPNALERTEFLYRTLTGAGFAAPQAAAYSLSNYVMGSVIMQVTWQDQDGEDTGAFLRERARRYPALAEHGLDHAWDATFDEGLGYLLAGMEQARKTGTGRLQ
- a CDS encoding MFS transporter, whose translation is MTALDIRPVHTPVEPTPYRWRWPALAVILAGSVMELLDATVTNIAGPTMRAELGGGTSLIQWLGAAYTLAMTAGLLTGGRLGDIVGRKRMFLIGVAGFTAGSLLCALAFSPETIIAARIVQGLFGAAMIPQGMGLMKEMFPPKELATAMGLFGPVIGLSAVGGPILAGALTSVDWRLIFVINLPIGAVAALAALRFLPASRPTRGVRLDLPGALLASAGTVLIVFPLVQGGEHGWPAWSFAMMAASGAVFGLFAAYERRKAAGGGDPLVAPSLFRKRAFVSGMATGTIYFAAFAGAFFVIGLYTQLGLGYSPLKAALTGVPSSLGMIAGMGVAQALQRHGRRVLLAGAVVMALGVTGVIAVASPGVSPWQLAPMLAVTGLGSGLIMTPYFGIVMAAVEPGETGSASGTLTALQQVGGALGLALLGTVYFGTGSAQATLGVAAGMIAATFAVGLLLPKQAREGADIAS
- a CDS encoding DUF2470 domain-containing protein, which codes for MLPIPERVRTLAATASVAKLSVDGAPSPARGGVDGRGRPVLLVLPGEPLHGVREDAVAAVNLTAMRQLGDVTHPRGLLEVQGWAEAVPEREARAAAVAVAAHSADESLFEALERFGERDAPRLLRLDVGQVVYLTGQESGLLDADDYLGASPDPLTETAERVLAHVNAAHRAQLTAGVSRQLGEAAGEVWLWELDRFGATVRVDESLVRFPWPVPAKSGRCLETALRGLLCSC
- the rpsD gene encoding 30S ribosomal protein S4, coding for MRYTGPKVRLSRRAGVPLTRKAVRYFEQRPYPPGEHGRKTNRRTTGDYGLRLMEKQKLRWYYDVSERQLRRYWDLAVRKSGASGAELVTLLESRLASLVLRAGLAPSIYAARQYINHGHIAVDGRKVDIPSYLVKPGQVVTVRERSRTMQPFVAAAEGIYADERTAAYLTVDHADLRFTLTHRPEREQIVVPVDEQLVVEFYSR
- a CDS encoding ion transporter encodes the protein MRERTQAILTHPGFQRFIVSVILVNAATLGLETFPAVVERHGALLTVVDHLALYIFAAEMLAKLYVERWHFFRDPWNIFDFMIVAIAFAPSSGGLSVLRALRILRALRLLSVVPSLRRVVSALLRAMPGMSSIVVLLALVLYVAAVMATKLYGQTDPERFGSLPTSLFTLFQTMTGDDWGNIAREVMAEHPSAWIFFTVFILVCTFVVLNLFMAVVVNAMDEENAEELAAIEDTTAHTERILEELAELRKEIAELRGSRAGD
- a CDS encoding zinc ribbon domain-containing protein, with the translated sequence MSKLTATATCTAHGAIVEQTGEVLPQSLLAQRVAWLAGLAQDRTTDIVAARWSKADLDALWSGVGLDGRALPAKGWMAVRRLGWGVRPAPGVHVCDRVLRCAQEQAARLLRLALHRRAVVAAIVATWPRGPRRRTEAEWAALRAVLPDGVGAAEIRNRTRQIRAYRDAHGGVLPADLTALEGPPGCAAQIVLAAADRQLATLERTGERSARLRVKLPVIACPASGRDWAWHLLPIALPPTVPAEAKLCSPALRVHNGRVRVDLPFQTPIAVAPATGHVIGCGFDWGLNTLLTGTIGRLTAGGRVVTDGRPLSYDASGVSAKLHRLRDQREHLAAKKQHQERLVAGITPADPRVAELAAAYEVIGVEHERVCARIRRLNKALAWSAARWAVDQALAAGATVIYLEDLATLEARGRRGRANARLSGQVRGQVVEAIRHLAAKHAIAVVTVPARGTSRYCPRCGDGTSVLTHCPAPDRLAEKGWAWAWCPDCDLSCDRDWAAAERTVPAPVPGTPGTGQRPAGQAPQTTRPPAGRTGLVRDAQHRTGFHRVAATPVLPLGPYANGPPRPRPPDLPESLR
- a CDS encoding DUF4190 domain-containing protein, which translates into the protein MSYPDYGPSYYGPQPHTHPNGTAILVLGILSLVVCSFLGPFAWSMGTKALREIDQSGYLYENRGHIQAGRICGIISSVLLMLTVAFLVFAFGIALISGGFSSSS
- a CDS encoding TetR/AcrR family transcriptional regulator, with the protein product MREGLRERKKRETRERIADIAMGLFMARGFDNVTVAEVARAADVSVNTVFNYFSTKEDLFADRQEMAVDLPQKVLREREPGESVVRAFRRDYLDAIDTRHWRHGLNLGSDVFARIVGASPALVARLRQIHEEREEGLARMLAEELDASPDDLSPRLVAAHILNTTRILTGHAVARMLAGEGWETIGPDLREQAEKAFDLLESGLGDYGPGR